A genome region from Panicum virgatum strain AP13 chromosome 4K, P.virgatum_v5, whole genome shotgun sequence includes the following:
- the LOC120704022 gene encoding ent-cassadiene hydroxylase-like → MAALPLLLLLLLLPLLAAVSFRWLNRAASRRRGGGARLPPSPWALPVIGHLHHLAGALPHRAMRDLAARHGPLMLLRLGGLPVVVASSADAAREVMRARDLDFAARPVTRMVRLAIPAGAEGVIFAPYGEGWRQIRKICTVELLSARRVQSFRPVREEEAGRLLRAVASAASAPRRAVNLSELLSVYAADSSVRAIIGSRFKDRDTFLGMLERGLKLFAKMSLPDLFPSSRLAMLVSRMPGRMKRHRQEAVAFMDALVREHEESRVADDGKEDLLDVLLRIQRQGDLQVPLTTDNIKSVVGDMFAGGSETAATTLQWIMAELMRSPRVMGKVQDEVRRALAGRPTATEDDLGDLHYMRLVIKEALRLHPPVPLLLPRECRNTCRVLGFDVPAGTIVFVNAWAIARDPSYWERPEEFVPERFESSKVDFKGTDFEYLPFGAGRRMCPGMVFGLVHVELALAGLLYHFDWEMPPGTKAADLDMAEEMGVTARRLQDLRLVPVVRVPVPVD, encoded by the exons ATGGCGGCGCtcccgctgctcctcctcctcctcctcctccctctcctcgccgccgtctcaTTCCGGTGGCTCAACCGCGCGGCgtcgcgccggcgaggcggcggcgcgcggctgccCCCGTCGCCGTGGGCGCTCCCGGTGATCGGCCACCTGCACCACCTCGCGGGCGCGCTCCCGCACCGCGCCATGCGCGACCTCGCGGCGCGCCACGGCCCGCTCAtgctgctccgcctcggcggGCTCCCCGTCGTGGTGGCCTCCTCGGCGGACGCCGCCCGGGAGGTGATGCGCGCGCGCGACCTCGACTTCGCGGCGCGCCCCGTGACGCGGATGGTGCGGCTGGccatccccgccggcgccgagggCGTCATCTTCGCGCCCTACGGCGAAGGCTGGAGGCAGATCCGCAAGATCTGCACCGTCGAGCTGCTCAGCGCCCGGCGCGTCCAGTCCTTCAGGCCCGtccgcgaggaggaggccggccggctcctccgcgccgtggcgtcggcggcgtcggcgccgcggcgggcggtgaACCTGAGCGAGCTCCTGTCCGTGTACGCCGCCGACTCCTCGGTGCGCGCCATAATCGGGAGCCGGTTCAAGGACCGGGACACGTTCCTGGGCATGCTGGAGCGCGGGCTCAAGCTGTTCGCCAAGATGAGCCTGCCGGACCTCTTCCCGTCATCGCGCCTCGCCATGCTCGTCAGCCGAATGCCCGGCCGGATGAAGCGGCACCGGCAGGAGGCGGTGGCGTTCATGGACGCCCTCGTCCGCGAGCACGAGGAGAGCAGGGTAGCCGACGACGGCAAGGAGGACCTGCTCGACGTGCTCCTGAGGATCCAGAGGCAAGGTGATCTGCAGGTTCCGCTCACCACTGACAACATCAAGTCAGTGGTCGGA GACATGTTCGCCGGGGGCAGCgagacggcggcgacgacgctgCAATGGATCATGGCGGAGCTCATGAGGAGCCCGAGAGTGATGGGGAAGGTACAAGACGAGGTCCGGCGAGCACTCGCCGGACGGCCCACAGCGACAGAGGATGACCTTGGCGACCTGCATTACATGCGACTAGTGATCAAGGAGGCTCTCCGGCTCCACCCGCCCGTGCCACTTCTTCTCCCACGGGAATGCCGGAACACATGCCGGGTCCTAGGGTTCGACGTGCCGGCGGGCACGATCGTGTTCGTGAACGCGTGGGCGATCGCGAGGGACCCCAGCTACTGGGAGAGGCCGGAGGAATTTGTGCCCGAGAGATTCGAGAGCAGCAAGGTGGATTTCAAGGGGACGGACTTCGAGTACCTGCCGTTCGGGGCCGGGCGGAGGATGTGCCCGGGAATGGTGTTTGGGCTCGTGCACGTCgagctcgcgctcgccggcctcctTTACCATTTTGACTGGGAAATGCCGCCTGGAACGAAGGCGGCGGATCTGGACATGGCTGAGGAAATGGGGGTCACAGCACGACGGCTTCAAGACCTCCGGCTTGTTCCCGTCGTCCGAGTGCCTGTGCCGGTGGACTAG
- the LOC120702230 gene encoding translation initiation factor IF-2-like produces MPFSTYLILLDPRAGSAAVAALHPQAPARTPRPCARAPAASSEVEKTAVVGAAPAQAPESPPASRARWRGYLTTVAPPASSRPSGAGPARLSRPSRAGESGAERQRTGQARNGEAACELPRQFQRRRSVRAPSAAQARPGAAPFGVHARAPPRCSGSAPELSVLHRQRPSAAPRRAELAHAEPLLPDPPTLAGAVASRSPALRTRPLLPPALAPAAEPQHGGIRQHGGAERGRRSRGSGAEIVHVEVPWVTSLMWCANPFVFWIPKCPNPL; encoded by the exons ATGCCATTTTCTACGTATTTGATTCTCCTGGACCCACGTGCAGGCTCTG cCGCTGTCGCCGCCCTCCACCCCCAGGCCCCAGCGCGCACCCCCCGGCCCTGTGCGCGTGCCCCGGCCGCATCgtcggaggtggagaagacGGCGGTCGtcggagcggcgccggcgcaggcGCCGGAGAGTCCGCCCGCCTCGCGCGCGAGGTGGCGCGGGTACTTGACGACTGTCGCGCCTCCTGCTTCGTCGCGGCCGAgcggggcggggccggcgcggcTGTCGCGGCCGAGCAGGGCGGGCgagagcggagcggagcggcagCGCACGGGGCAAGCGCGGAATGGCGAGGCCGCGTGCGAGCTCCCTCGCCAGTTCCAGCGGAGGCGGAGCGTGCGAGCTCCCTCGGCAGCGCAGGCGCGCCCCGGGGCCGCGCCGTTCGGGGTCCACGCCCGCGCTCCACCACGCTGTTCGGGGTCCGCGCCCGAGCTCAGCGTCCTCCATCGCCAgcgcccctccgccgcgccgcgccgcgccgagctcgCCCATGCGGAGCCCCTCCTCCCAGATCCGCccacgctcgccggcgccgtggcctcgcgctcgccggcgctgcGGACACGCCCGCTCCTCCCTCCGGCGCTCGcgcccgccgcggagccccAGCACGGCGGTATCAGGCAGCACGGTGGCGCggagcgggggcggcggagcaggggcagcGGCGCAG AAATCGTGCATGTGGAGGTGCCTTGGGTGACCTCGCTCATGTGGTGCGCCAACCCGTTCGTGTTCTGGATCCCCAAGTGTCCAAATCCTCTGTGA
- the LOC120704023 gene encoding receptor like protein kinase S.2-like — MSLRRLCFVLPMDVDEAAVLAPAAEEEARCRVTARQTVRSCVRGAVGRVLSCLRCRSCAGAPDSPGMAAFEDIAGVDAGGGRKQLAGSGGGPRIFSYSELYIGTNGFSDKEILGSGGFGRVYRAVLPSDGTTAAVKCIASRGERFEKSFLAELAAVARLRHRNLVRLRGWCVHGGEEAAELLLLVYDYMPNRSLDRLLFSPASAAKQQVVPVLSWDRRRRVVAGLAAALFYLHEQLDKQIIHRDVKTSNVMLDAEYNARLGDFGLARWLEHAVCSDGAPPPPPNLVVSPSLRLSSSSASANNHQFRLIDTTSRISGTIGYLPPESFQPRAMGTAKSDVFSFGIVLLEVATGRRAVDLAYPDDEIFMLDWVRRLSDSDEGKLLNAADGKLPDGASALFDVGRFIHLGLLCSLHDPKARPTMKWVVENLSDGCSGDLPRLPSFAAHPKYFSLTASSSDDSGTTATGTTDDSTATTQSKPILYATAAADTIYDTAEDGGSSSRSADSGGNTRRPVAIPDVDTPRAISYEEIVAITNDFSDSQVVAELDFGTGYEGFLDTGHGRRVHVLVKRLGIKTCPALRVRFATELCNLAKLRHRNLVQLRGWCTDHGEMLVVYDYSPGSLLSHHLIRRGGGDAAPAAALPWRHRYSIVKALASAILYLHEEWDEQVIHRNITSSAVFLDPDLNPRLGSFALAEFLSRNKHGGHHAVVSASSSARGIFGYMSPEYMETGEATTMADVYSFGVLVLEVVTGTMAVDGRLPEVLLVRKVQLFEQLNRPVEALADRRLDGMFHRRELVRLAKLGIVCTRSDPAARPSMRKIVSILDGSDQVLDKFEQRKESAEDWRRRNAANLALVRRFQALGIH; from the coding sequence ATGTCGCTGCGACGTCTCTGCTTCGTGCTGCCGATGGACGTCGACGAGGCCGCCGtcctggcgccggcggcggaggaggaggcgcgctgCCGGGTGACGGCCCGCCAGACGGTTCGGTCGTGCGTCCGCGGCGCGGTCGGCCGCGTGCTGTCGTGCCTCCGCTGCCGGTCCTGCGCCGGTGCCCCCGACTCGCCGGGGATGGCGGCGTTCGAGGATATCGCTGGCGTGGATGCGGGTGGAGGGAGGAAGCAGCTcgcggggtccggcggcggcccgaggaTCTTCAGCTACTCGGAGCTCTACATCGGGACCAACGGGTTCAGCGACAAGGAGATCCTCGGGAGCGGAGGGTTCGGGCGGGTGTACCGCGCCGTGCTCCCAAGCGACGGCACGACGGCGGCCGTCAAGTGCATCGCCAGCCGCGGCGAGCGGTTCGAGAAATCCTTCCTGGCGGAGCTTGCGGCTGTGGCGAGGCTGCGGCACCGCAACCTCGTACGGCTCCGCGGGTGGTGcgtgcacggcggcgaggaggcggcggagctgctgctgctggtgtacGACTACATGCCCAACCGCAGCCTCGACCGCCTGCTCttctcgccggcctccgccgccaagCAGCAGGTGGTTCCCGTGCTGAGctgggaccggcggcggcgcgtcgtcgCCGGGCTGGCCGCCGCGCTTTTCTACCTGCACGAGCAGCTGGACAAGCAGATCATCCACCGGGACGTCAAGACAAGCAACGTCATGCTCGACGCGGAGTACAACGCCCGGCTTGGGGACTTCGGCCTCGCCCGGTGGCTCGAGCACGCGGTGTGCTCcgacggcgcgccgccgccgccgccgaacctgGTGGTGTCACCGTCCCTGCGGTTGTCGTCGTCCTCTGCATCGGCGAACAATCATCAGTTCCGGCTGATAGACACGACTAGCCGGATCAGCGGAACAATCGGGTACCTGCCGCCGGAGAGCTTCCAGCCCCGGGCCATGGGCACCGCGAAATCCGACGTCTTCAGCTTTGGGATCGTGCTCCTGGAGGTGGCCACAGGGCGGCGCGCGGTCGACTTGGCGTACCCCGACGACGAGATCTTTATGCTGGACTGGGTGCGGCGGCTGTCCGACTCCGACGAGGGGAAGCTGCTCAACGCCGCAGATGGTAAGCTGCCGGACGGCGCCTCCGCGCTGTTCGACGTCGGGCGCTTCATCCATCTCGGCCTCCTCTGCTCGCTGCATGACCCCAAGGCTCGTCCAACCATGAAATGGGTGGTGGAGAACCTGTCCGACGGCtgctccggcgacctcccgcGTCTCCCCTCGTTTGCGGCTCATCCCAAATACTTCTCTCTCACTGCTTCATCCTCTGACGACTCCGGCACGACAGCAACCGGCACCACCGACGACAGCACGGCAACAACACAATCCAAGCCCATCTTGTACGCCACCGCTGCTGCAGATACCATTTACGACACTGCAGAAGATGGAGGATCCAGCTCCAGGTCCGCCGATTCAGGTGGCAACacccggcggccggtggcgatCCCGGACGTAGACACGCCGCGCGCCATCTCCTACGAGGAGATCGTCGCGATCACCAACGACTTCTCCGACTCCCAGGTGGTCGCCGAGCTCGACTTCGGAACAGGGTACGAGGGCTTCTTGGACAccggccacggccgccgcgtTCATGTCCTCGTCAAGCGCCTCGGCATCAAGACATGCCCGGCGCTGCGGGTCCGGTTCGCCACAGAGCTCTGCAACCTGGCCAAGCTCCGCCACAGGAACCTCGTCCAGCTGCGCGGGTGGTGCACGGATCACGGGGAGATGCTCGTCGTCTACGACTACTCCCCGGGGAGCCTCCTGAGCCACCACCTgatccggcgcggcggcggcgacgcggcgccggcggcggccctcccgTGGCGCCACCGGTACAGCATCGTCAAGGCCCTCGCGTCGGCCATCCTTTACCTCCACGAGGAGTGGGATGAGCAGGTCATCCACCGCAACATCACCTCCTCAGCCGTGTTCCTGGACCCCGACCTGAACCCGCGTCTCGGGAGCTTCGCGCTGGCCGAGTTCCTCTCAAGAAACAAGCACGGCGGGCACCACGCCGTGGTATCTGCCAGCAGCTCGGCGCGGGGCATCTTCGGATACATGTCGCCGGAGTACATGGAGACCGGCGAGGCGACCACCATGGCCGACGTCTACAGCTTCGGCGTGCTAGTACTGGAGGTGGTCACCGGCACGATGGCGGTGGACGGGAGGTTGCCGGAGGTTCTTCTTGTCAGAAAGGTTCAGCTGTTTGAACAGCTGAACCGACCGGTGGAGGCCCTGGCGGACAGGCGGCTGGACGGCATGTTTCACCGCAGGGAGCTTGTGCGGTTGGCCAAGCTTGGAATCGTGTGCACCCGGTCGGACCCGGCAGCGCGGCCGAGCATGAGGAAGATTGTGAGCATTCTGGACGGCAGCGACCAGGTGCTGGACAAGTTtgagcagaggaaagagagCGCAGAGGACTGGCGGAGAAGGAACGCTGCTAATCTTGCCTTGGTAAGGAGATTCCAGGCTCTTGGCATACACTGA